A DNA window from Undibacterium sp. YM2 contains the following coding sequences:
- the cadR gene encoding Cd(II)/Pb(II)-responsive transcriptional regulator, translating into MELKIGELAKRSGCLVETIRYYEKEGLLPQASRSQGNFRLYGELHAERLQFIRHCRSLDMTLDEIRQLLQFRDAPEDNCSEVNALLDKHIEHVAHRIRELKGLESQLKSLRKLCTSAQATKDCGILQNLGTAEEHPVRNLGSHGSGCH; encoded by the coding sequence ATGGAATTGAAAATTGGTGAATTGGCAAAACGCTCCGGTTGCCTGGTAGAAACCATACGCTACTATGAAAAAGAAGGCTTGCTGCCACAGGCCAGCCGTTCGCAGGGTAATTTTCGTCTGTATGGCGAATTGCACGCAGAGCGCCTGCAATTCATACGACATTGCCGTTCCCTGGATATGACGCTGGATGAAATTCGCCAGCTATTGCAGTTCCGCGATGCGCCTGAGGATAATTGTTCAGAAGTAAATGCCTTGCTCGACAAGCATATAGAGCATGTCGCCCATCGCATCAGGGAATTGAAGGGACTGGAGTCGCAATTAAAGTCCCTGCGCAAGTTATGCACCAGTGCGCAGGCAACAAAGGATTGCGGCATCTTGCAGAACCTGGGTACGGCAGAGGAACATCCTGTGCGTAATCTGGGTAGCCACGGTAGTGGTTGTCATTGA
- a CDS encoding DMT family transporter, translating into MKSHLIHKGVVYALLAAALFGISTPFAKTMVADMAPVMLAGVLYLGSGLGLSLIFILRAAIFRHRQDQFVPLTRPDLPWLAAAILTGGIAGPVLLMVGLTLTPASTTSLLLNLEGVLTALLAWFVFKENFDRRIFLGMLLIVVAGVLLSWEQVPVLGVPWGALAIAAACLCWAIDNNLTRKVAASDALQIAGIKGLVAGAVNLSVALAFGYQLPHGYNLLSVGLIGFSGYGLSLVMFVLALRHLGAARTGAYFSSAPFVGTAISLLFLGERPGNLFWLAAFLMLAGIWLHLTENHEHEHEHEAVQHTHEHTYDLHHQHEHETGWDGTEPHVHQHQHHPLRHKHPHYPDMHHQHAH; encoded by the coding sequence ATGAAAAGCCATTTGATACACAAAGGTGTTGTTTACGCATTGCTGGCAGCTGCCCTGTTTGGCATCAGCACGCCATTTGCCAAAACGATGGTGGCAGATATGGCACCTGTCATGCTGGCAGGTGTCTTGTATTTGGGGAGTGGTTTGGGCTTGTCGCTGATTTTTATTTTACGCGCTGCCATTTTTCGTCACAGACAGGATCAGTTTGTGCCACTCACCCGTCCAGATTTGCCCTGGCTTGCCGCTGCCATTCTTACCGGCGGTATAGCAGGGCCTGTATTGCTGATGGTGGGTTTGACGCTGACGCCAGCTTCTACAACGTCGCTATTGCTGAATCTGGAAGGTGTGCTAACAGCATTGCTGGCCTGGTTCGTCTTCAAGGAAAATTTTGACCGGCGCATCTTTCTGGGGATGCTGTTGATCGTGGTCGCAGGTGTACTTTTATCCTGGGAACAAGTGCCGGTATTGGGCGTGCCCTGGGGGGCTTTGGCCATTGCCGCGGCTTGCCTGTGCTGGGCGATTGATAATAATCTGACACGCAAGGTGGCGGCCAGTGATGCCTTGCAAATTGCAGGTATTAAAGGCCTGGTTGCCGGTGCTGTCAATCTGAGCGTTGCCCTGGCATTTGGCTATCAACTGCCGCATGGCTACAACTTGTTATCGGTGGGTCTGATTGGGTTTTCTGGCTATGGTCTCAGCCTGGTCATGTTTGTACTGGCTCTGCGGCATCTGGGGGCAGCACGCACCGGGGCGTATTTTTCGTCGGCACCTTTTGTCGGGACAGCGATCTCTTTACTGTTTCTCGGCGAGCGGCCCGGGAACCTCTTTTGGCTGGCTGCATTTTTGATGCTGGCGGGTATCTGGCTGCACCTGACAGAAAACCATGAGCATGAACACGAGCATGAAGCTGTGCAGCATACACATGAGCATACCTACGACCTGCACCACCAGCATGAACATGAGACAGGATGGGATGGCACAGAACCACATGTGCATCAACACCAGCATCATCCCTTAAGGCACAAACATCCGCATTATCCGGATATGCATCATCAGCATGCTCATTGA
- a CDS encoding TetR/AcrR family transcriptional regulator gives MLTQTATDRRILKTRLALREALLNLLTECAWDELSIQEICERANVGRSTFYLHFDSKDALLSESLNDLRDALIAHTDLHTEVRAFAFLPGLLAHMEENRRVFRNVIGRRSGYGVERRFREMVFQLIEKDLAKQNVTETRGHMLGRYLAGGIVDLMAWWVDTPDAPTMNELEQFILELVAKPLKNNNRT, from the coding sequence ATGCTCACGCAAACAGCAACTGACCGCCGGATACTCAAAACCAGACTGGCTCTGCGTGAAGCCTTGTTGAATTTGTTGACCGAATGTGCCTGGGATGAACTCAGCATCCAGGAAATTTGTGAACGGGCCAACGTCGGGCGCTCAACGTTTTATCTGCACTTTGACAGCAAAGATGCCCTGCTCTCAGAAAGCCTGAATGATTTGCGGGATGCTTTGATTGCACATACTGATTTGCACACAGAAGTACGGGCTTTTGCTTTCCTGCCTGGCTTGCTTGCACATATGGAAGAAAATCGTCGCGTATTCAGAAACGTCATTGGCCGACGTAGCGGCTATGGCGTTGAGCGCCGTTTCCGGGAGATGGTATTTCAATTAATAGAAAAAGATCTGGCAAAACAAAATGTCACAGAAACCAGGGGACATATGCTGGGTCGCTATCTCGCAGGTGGCATAGTTGATTTGATGGCCTGGTGGGTGGATACACCGGATGCCCCCACCATGAATGAACTGGAACAGTTTATTTTGGAGCTCGTTGCAAAACCCTTGAAAAACAATAATCGGACTTGA
- a CDS encoding DUF2141 domain-containing protein has translation MLAIMDACPISDKYMMTNTACKQIAATARMTPSWLCRVWCLSIVVVLGLFMTSSIVNAHDINGNLTVIANGFKTDTGHAIARLYIPGSQVTRKGQLEISALIKNGQSSFLFPALPAGDYAVVVFHDANDNGTVDHNFWGFPAEALGFSNGFKVSLFSGMPDFEKLRFTHANSAQTIQLTVE, from the coding sequence TTGCTTGCGATTATGGACGCCTGTCCAATTTCAGACAAGTACATGATGACAAACACCGCCTGCAAACAAATTGCTGCAACGGCGCGCATGACACCTTCCTGGCTTTGCCGAGTTTGGTGTTTATCAATAGTCGTAGTTCTTGGTTTGTTCATGACCAGCAGTATCGTGAATGCCCATGATATCAATGGCAACCTGACAGTAATTGCGAACGGTTTTAAAACAGATACAGGGCATGCAATTGCCAGGCTCTACATACCGGGCAGCCAAGTCACCAGGAAAGGGCAACTGGAAATAAGCGCTTTAATCAAGAATGGGCAAAGCAGCTTTCTGTTTCCTGCACTGCCTGCTGGTGATTATGCGGTGGTCGTGTTTCACGATGCTAACGATAACGGAACCGTTGATCACAATTTTTGGGGTTTCCCCGCCGAGGCGCTGGGGTTTTCGAATGGTTTCAAAGTGAGTCTGTTTTCAGGCATGCCTGACTTTGAAAAGCTGCGTTTCACTCACGCTAATAGCGCGCAAACAATACAACTCACAGTGGAGTAA